The Aggregicoccus sp. 17bor-14 genome includes a region encoding these proteins:
- a CDS encoding Fur family transcriptional regulator translates to MAQHGLKSTRQRSLIIDTFFEVGGHLSVEELWNKVRQHDTKVSVATVYRTMKLLNECGLAHARNFGDGQTRYEAAAGRHHHDHMICTRCGTIVEFENDRIEAMQEAVARSHGFKVTSHKMELYGLCHDCQRALAAGGA, encoded by the coding sequence ATGGCCCAGCACGGCCTGAAGAGCACGCGCCAGCGCTCGCTGATCATCGACACCTTCTTCGAGGTGGGCGGACACCTGTCCGTGGAGGAGCTCTGGAACAAGGTGCGCCAGCACGACACGAAGGTGTCCGTGGCCACGGTGTACCGGACGATGAAGCTGCTCAACGAGTGCGGCCTCGCCCACGCGCGCAACTTCGGCGACGGGCAGACGCGCTACGAGGCGGCGGCGGGGCGCCACCACCACGATCACATGATCTGCACCCGCTGCGGCACCATCGTGGAGTTCGAGAACGACCGCATCGAGGCGATGCAGGAGGCGGTGGCGCGCAGCCACGGCTTCAAGGTGACGTCGCACAAGATGGAGCTGTACGGCCTGTGCCACGACTGCCAGCGGGCCCTCGCGGCCGGCGGGGCATGA